Below is a window of Oreochromis aureus strain Israel breed Guangdong linkage group 4, ZZ_aureus, whole genome shotgun sequence DNA.
CCTAAAAAACGTCTCAATTTTAATGGGCTAAAACCTGAAAAAGTGCATCACAAATAgcttaaaaaagagagatttcTTTGTCTCAGAAAGATGGAGATGGACAAGATGGGGAAAACAGAACAGCAATCCTGTCCATTTAGCGACATTGTGGTTCAGCTTACACTTTCGGCTCACTGTAGCTTTAAAATGAGCTGAAGCTGCATGTTTAGATTTAAATACTTAAGGATATCTGGCATTTCTCATAACTGCACAAGTGAATGTAAACATGGGAGCTGATGCAACTGGTGCTTGAGCCTTAACTATATAATTCTGCCTTTGGAGTGCGTCATTTGGTGTGTGTGACTCTGTGAGCTTGAATCTATCAAGCTACTTAATCTGTGTTTTGTTCCCCCCTTGTGGAGACTCTTGTAAGAGCACATGCTGGCATTTTTAAGGCTTCGTGTTGACTGCCATGGTCAgtgttgtttgtgttctttGGATGTGCTTGTGAGAAATCTTCTTTAAAGTATCTGAGTCCTGGAAGAAGCTCAGTGCCCTTAACACTGACATCTCAGTCATCTCCATGTCTGGATTTCTGGGATCTTAAGGAAGCTGCACATGCTGCTGAGGCTACTCTGTGGTTCAGTTCAGAAACCACGCAGGTCTCAACACAGAATCTGGGAGAAAGGATGTCTGAGCAGCTCCTCAGCACTGGGCCTGTGTTTAGCTTCCACAAAAATGCTGCGGATGAAGTCCCGTGCCTGGTCGGAAGTGTGCGAGGGCAGAAGCGGGTTGGTGGGCTGGGTGGCGATCTTGAATATCGCTGCCATGGCCTCATATTCAGCCCACGGTGGCTTTTCTGTCAGCATTTCGACCACTGTGCAACCAAGACTCCTGCAAAAGACATAGACAATAAATTTAACTTTAATATGACTTACAGTGGAGTTTCAAAACAAGTTGAAACAAATACCACACGACTCACTCCTAAAGCCTTACAGGAATGTGTTTAGTGGAAACTTCGACACACACTGTCTGCAGATGGCCTCTGCCACCTATCTGGGCGGTTCAGAACGCCCTAAAAGCATTACTCCCCTTCCAGCACAAACTGAAAACCTGGAACATACCAACTTCTGTAATGACCTGTTTGACTGGccttcagccaatcacatcaCTCGCCTGGTGGGTCACCACCCAATTAGACTGCATGAGGGAATGTGgtctgctctgtgtgtgggAGTGCAGTAGAAAGTGGGTTTCATACAGCAGGCTCCACtcacaattttgtttttttcttttgagagAACATTGTTTCTCCTGCTTACCAAGTAATGGCCTGGTATTTTCACACTTACATTAAGATGTCTCAGCCTCCCCAACCCTTCATTGTGTGATCCTAACTTCTGCCCATTAAACTTAGTAGTTTGTTACTTCCATCAAGGTTCttcatgtgtttgtttcacTCTCACACAGGTTTCCAGCACCAATCACAGGTATCATTATCTGCAGCAACAAACACCCCATTGTTAGTGAATATAGACTGCTGGTTTCTATATTCACTACTGCAGGAGCATATTTTAGCTGTCACTGGGACAGAGGGAGTACATCCTgtacaggttgccagtctacTGAAGGATTTGGGTATGTATAAATGTATGTAAAATAAGATTTATGTGACCTGACAACATTAAACCTTGTTTTTTTACTCCATGTTTACAGAGTGTGAGTTGATTTGTTAACTAAGAGAGACAAAAAACTGAAGTAGAGAATGCTTCATGTATGGATGTTGCTGTAAAGAAGCAGTGTACCAAAAGAATAATGGCCACACGTGTTGCAAGCAAGGAGGCATAAAAAGATGTACCTCAAGGTGCAGTCCTTGAGTAAATACACAAATTAGATTAAGAATATAGTTCTTGTAGTTTTAGTCATTATTTTGTGCCCCAACTAACGCATCCATATCAACACCAAAAACTGTACCACCATCATGCATTTGGATCAGTTCCATAGTTTCTACTaagcttctctctctttctagcaAATAAACTGTATGTCAGCAAGCCTTTTGAAATGGTGCAGAGGTCAACTTCAGTTTAACACACCGCCTTGATCAACTtggacaaaactaaactgaagtgGATCTTTTGGTCTTACCAGACATCAGCTTTCCTTCCGTAGCCCTCTCCACTGATCACCTCCGGACTCATCCAGTAGGGGGTGCCGGTTACAGAGCGTATGCCGGTGCCAGACATGCAGATGGTCTGGAGCCTTTTGCTGGCACCAAAATCTCCAAGCTTCACGTTTCCTGCTGAATCCCGCAGGATGTTGGCACCTGAAAGCCACAGTTGATATGAAACATGCAAATATTACATGTCAATACTCATCATCCACACACAGTAAGAACCAAGAGTCTCATTATAAAACACTAAACGTTTTCTTTCTGCAGAGCATGATGTTTCAGTATCTGCAGTTAAACAGGACTACCTTTGATGTCCCTGTGTACAATCATGTTGCTGTGCAGATAGGACATGCCTTCCAGGATCTGCCTTGTGTACTTGCGGGTGACATTTTCTGTCAGGGCCCCATAGGCCTTCAGCTGATCTTTGACCGAACCCTGACAGGAAGAAATCGCAGGTTAACAAGCCACAGATAGTGAATGCAATAAAGAGTAAAAACAATGAGCTAAGAAGTCAAGTTAAAAAGCTGAAGATGACAGAAGaatgaaaaggaaacaaaaatgtgtttctcaGCCAGTTATTCAATAACAAACCACTGTATATGAGTAGAGAACAACATTATTTTACTTTCCCTGCTTAAGTAAAATCACACATTGTCACTTTCTCTCACTAGTTTCTGGAATAGTTAAAAAACTGCCCAGTTAAATGGAGTAACTGTAGTGGTTTGACCAttataataaaagtacagtggTCAAATCActtttctgaataaataaatatgtttatattgtcaaCACAGCAGTGCAAAAAATTAACTCGTGGACATTTGTGTCTTTGATGCCCTCATGTTTCATCAGTCCTACATGCAATGGAAATGAACACAAAGCATGCGGTTGAGCAAATGATTATTATGAAAACAATCACTGCTCTGCCTGAATCTGTAAAATGAGAGCTGCTGAGACTCACCCCCGGCATGTACTCCATGAAAATAGTGAGAGTTTTCTCGTTGTGATCCCTCAAACAGCCGTAGTACTGAACAATGCGCTCGTGATGTAGGTTTTTCAGCAGCTGGATTTCGCACTCTAAAGCGCTGACCTCCTGCACAAAACAGTGAACACagggaaaattaaaaactgaagaaagggcaacaaataacagaaaatctaTAATTTTTCAACATCTTTTGCAAATtgtaaaaatgtggattttaGCTACAGCTAATTCCCACCCCAGGCCCTGTTATATCAGTTACCATTACACAGTCATCATAAACAAATGCAGCCATAAACAaaaagatactttttttttttactgcatgtGAAGTCAAGCCAAATGTGGAAACTAATGCAGAGAGTCAATAAAAGCCAACAGCACAGTTCCCTAAAAGTAGTTCCTGTGTTTACTTCAGAGAATTAGGccacagcagagagagagacagagaaaggaagAGTAGGAACTCAGAGGGACACAGACTAATCCCCAGGTCCCAGCACTGAAGCTGCTTTTACAGAAACAAATACTGAATCACATTTGCTACAAGCAGGGGGTGGGAGTGGGGGTGTGAAGGGGTAACAAGAGGTCAATGCAATGCTGACCCATCGCCCCTCCGTCACCACTGCAATATCTGGCTGCTCTCAGATACAGGAAGTGACAGTGCGTGTTTTCTCTGTGGCAGAcaggaaaagaaattaaaatgggGAAGAGGGGGGTTGATGGTGGAAGGACAACTTCTACGATGCATTCCACTTTTAGTTTGTTGATTTTCCTTCCAgcaggcttttatttttgtctcGGGGGATAAAATAAAATTGGAAGCTTGAATCCAGAGCCGAAGCTAAACTGTGGATGTTGGTTGATTTATTAATCCCATGCTCAGCTATTCCTGCTAACAATCTACATTCCAGCATAATGACCTGAACAGATTATCGTATGAAGTCATACTTGGCACGTTTTCAGCTGGACATTGGTCCCAACTCATGACTTGTCAGTAATGTGCAACCTTAagtttgacattaaaaaaaacaagaagaaaaaaaaaaaaaggcgatTTCATCATTCATGAGATGTACAGTAAAAAGAGGATGTGATGTAACCTTctgacaaacacagcacaatTTTAATGTACAACCAAAAGCTAAAGTTTGCAAATATACAACATGTGAGCATAAGAAGAAAGTCACCGTGGAAATAAGAGTACCAGGGAGAGAAATGGTGAGAACACCCACACACGTGAAAAAAGAAATTCTGTGTTTGTGAAGGTATGCATAAAGTTAAACCATTTGTGTCAATGAATATCTCCTAGCTCCTCACCTTACTGGTCTCAGGACTGTCAGGATCAAACTGGACTTGCTTGGCAGCCAGCTCTCTCCCAGTATCTACATCATAACACAGGTAAACCTGGCCAAACGCGCCCTGGCCCAGAAGCTTCCCCCGGCGCCACGTCACCGGAGCACTGGGCgctgaaaacagacaaaaaaacaaaacaaaatatttgttGGTTGTTGATTTATGTATGCATtcattctcttccgcttatccttttcagggtcgcacgagggctggagcctttcccagctgtcttagggtgagaggcagcgtacaccctggacaggtcgccaatctgtcgcagggctaacacatatacacacacatgcacaactCATACTCACATtgacacctatgggcaatttagattttccaattaacctatccccactaactgcatgtctttggactgtgggaggaagccggagtactctgagagaacccacacaaacacgggaagaacatgcaaactaaacagacagaaagaccccggcctaaTGGTGGAATTGATCTCaggaccttcctgctgtgaggtAACAGTGCTAACTACCAGCttacattttcagaaatataaCTGAATATTAAACAACATGTTACTCATCCATTACACAACTTCCTCAAATGGTCATTTCCAATTACAATTTTAAATCCAGTCTTTACGGTAGACTGGCTCCAAGCTGTTAAAATTGTCATTTGacaatttgaaaaaaaacaaacaaacaaaaaaaacaacttcctgTCAAATTTAGTTACGTTTCATTTACCGCCACTATAATTTCACTCCCGTGAGTAATTTTATGAAGAGTATGGAAACAaatgttttgttctttatgATGTAATATAGCAGGAACTAACATGATTGAGATAAGCTTCAgctgaaaaatgtaattaccGCTGTTGGACTTGCAGTGACTCATTTATTCATCTCTGTCATAAGCGCTGCGTATGAACCTTTTTATTAAAGGTGTTTTACTCACACTTATGGGGAACAGAACGATCCTGGGGGCGTAGCCTGCCTTGTGCGTCGACCTGCTGCCAGCTGCCCAGACTCTCCTCACTGCCGTTAAGTGACCGTCTTGAGGGCACTAGAGTGAAAAGGTTCCCCTGAGGGCGACGAATCCGTGGAAATGTTCGGCGACCTTGAGGAGAACAGGAAAGAGTGTGGCTGATTCTAATTGTGAATGGTGACACTAAGGAAGGCTATACTACAGATGGAGGcagtaggaaaaaaaattaaccttCTTGAAAAATGCTACATATATAGTAGATATCATTAATCTCACCTTCACTGTTGTCCTTATAAGGGAGGGACACAAGGTACCTTCGAGGAAAGGTGCCTCCCTTCCCTGCTACCCTGTCATACACATGATTCTCCCGATCTGAAAACAAACACCCAGAGTGTCACAGCTCAGCAGGAAGCTGCAGTTGAACAACAGTTTAGTTAGCTGCACAGTGTCACATACCATTAAATTCAGCTTCTTTGATACTCTATTTTGTAGCTTGTACTTACAAAAAATGCTGTTCATGTAAGTTTGCAGCCAGTTTACATTATCACTAACAAGAAAACACTGATTAACAAAAGCAGATAACagataaattattattaaatgattATATTGTGTATAATAGATAGATAACAGATCAGTAATTAATGTTATGCGCTCAGCTTATCAAAGCGCAGGGCAGTTTGCTAAAAACTTGTCTTCAGGGCTTTAAAGACATATTAAGATATAAACTTCATGCACACATTGTATGTCTTATTACATGAGTGCTGTAATCATCTTTCTATATAGGTAATGGAAATACTTGGCTTGGCTGTTACCTGAGCACTCTTGACGATTATCAGGGTAACTCTTGGCTCTGTGCATGCGAGACTTCCTCAGTGAGGGGCTGTGAAAGAGGAGAGGGAAGGATGAAGACTGAGGTATGTTCAGAGGCCTTCCCATAATAAACTAAGCATTTCATCAGCAAaactttgcatttattttattttgcaaataccAGTAGTGGAAATGTAATGGAGAAATGATAAAATAAGGCATGAGTAGTAAGCTCCTGGCAGGCGGCATCAATGTTAGGTTTGTATTTAGCAGGCAGAGCTTGTTTGTCACCTGTCTGAGTTGCTGTCCAGAGACTGGCAGCTTCCAGAAATTGAGTTCTCTGCACTGCTCCAGGGATCCAGCACCTGCACAGGGCACAATGGAAAATTCAGAGTGTCTGTTTTTATGCGCGTGTGGTTTGTGTACACAGAAGACTATGTTTTTGAAAACTTTCATTTTCTGTAGAACAGCTGCACTGGAAAATGGAGATGAGCAAATCTGGGGAATTCGTCAAATACTTAGTTTGGCTTTTTACTCCCAAACTTAATTTGAACTTCTTAGGAACATGTTTACAAAATCTCATCATGTCAGCCTTACAGTCCATTAAAAACCAAAGTCAGAATAGATCTTAATTGAATCTCATATGTAAACAAATCTTAAAAGTCATAATCACAAAGACACAAGATTCATATGATTTCTATTataagtttttttccccccattatGAATAAAGAGATGGCTCACGCATTGATCGCTGGTTTCTGGGATGAACTCTCCCTCACTGTTTATGCTGGTGTATGAACCTTGGCGGGCGATCCTCTGCTGGCGTTCAGGGACGTAGCCAGGAGGTGGGGAACTACGCCCTGTGTTCTGAGAACCTGGAATCAGTCAGAAATTATGTGTATTAGTTAGTTACATGTTTGcctgattttaaaaactgttaggCTCTGTTCCTCTCTACTGAAActaatttttattttcctgGAGTACGCATGAAAGTCAGACATGTTGCAGTTGAGACTACACTCAAAGAACTCGAGGACACATCCATGTTGTAATTTTGGGGGTTTTCGTCCTGCTGACCAACAAAGATAAGGCAACACTGAGAACTAGTTTCAGCATTTAAACTTGTTATGATGCAAAGCTCTCAAGCCTTCCAGGAGCCACTTTGACCCCTCCTCCtctagaggggaaaaaaaataaaatcctaaAACAGACCACTGGTCCGCCACACTAATAGCATTCtgtaatctgattggctgctgtccAGCAGGCATCGTCTAGTGATGGTGAACAGGAAAAGGAAGAGGACCCATTGcaacaaggggaagcaaaagaAACACCAGTACAAGAGAGTAAAATAAGACAAGCAGGGAAATCAAGGCAGTAAGGCACAACAAAAATATCCATAACTGATAATTCAGTAACTGTTAAAAGATATAATCCAATTCAAGTCAATCAGatctctttttttcccaaatGAGTAAAATTAGGAAGAACTTTAAATAGAGCTGAAATCCCAGTATTTACCAGTTGATAGGTGACGCCCCCTGGTCTCGGAGCTTTGGTACACTGTGCTTACATCTCCGGTGGACTGGGAGGATTTGATCCTCACCTGCTTACATGGCACGTGGTGGGAAGGAGAGGATGCCTGTAGTTTGGGAAAAGACAGGAGAACAGAAGATGTGAACAACACATTTAACAATTTCATCATGTCATCGAACCAGTTAGTGTCGGTAAATCAGGAACTTGGGTTTTTCACAACATGGCGctgtggtgaagaaatggtagTGATGCAACTGTATGCTGTAAATGCAcacccctgtgtgtgtgtgtgtgtgtgtcttgagtcttacattgctgtgctcctGAGTGAGAAGCAATATCCTGATGCTCTTCATGTTGGAGCTTCGGTCTAATAAGTCGATTGCCTTGTCAAGGTCATCCTGTCCTCGCAGAGGAATGGACAACTGCCAAGAAACCAGACAACAAAAAGAACACACATTCAAAATGACATGGAAACTAATTCTTGCCAACATTTACAAGCATACACAGGCTGCTGTTCCAACGTAAAATGCACAAACATTAAGTCaacacagaaaacagacatACAGGAAGGCACAATTGAGCGAAAGAGAATTGGAAAGTTGATAACGGATGATCCATTACTCATGTTTCCATTTACCAAATTACTTGCACTTCCTCAAAAGAGGATTTACAACCACTATTTAAGAACACAACACATCTTAAGATTTAAAGTACAATTTGGATGATAGCACGGTGTCTTCTTGCATCTTTTCCTTGACTCTGAACATGTCTCGACTCAACGATCCGTCAAATTCTTGAGGAAGAAGGAGCTGTGGGTAgttgggtgggtggggggggcaAAGTATAACACTTTACCTCATTGTTCATATAATGCAGGTCTAGCTGCTGGCCAAAGACCGTCTTGACTTTCTGCTGAATTTCCTCAAACTGCACAGGTCGTCCAAAGACCAGGATCCtgcaaaaggaaaagaagcaaTGAATCATCCAGACAAAGAAATTATGAAAGATTTACACCAGTTGGTAAAGAAACTGCGTTAAATTACgtgcacacatgcaaacaaaatacacaagctgatgttttaaatgtgtgcagatttttctatgtaCACCTTGCATATTTGTGGTTTATGTTGGCAGTCACTGGCTAACCACAGTCCTTTTCCCTTCTCTTCTCCAGCTCACATACCAGTCTGAATTAAGTGTGTGTCAGACTGTGAGAAGTGCTCTTTCATGAACTGGAACATGTGACAACAGCTGCATGcctaagtgaatgtgtttatgtCTCCTCCATAAGTTATTAGTCCCTCTCACTTGCATATGAATGTATACTACTGGAAAGCACGATACCTACACACTCACTACATGCATGTTAATGCAAACCACGCCAAACTCACCTCCTCTCTCCTGAGAACTCAAACTTTATCCTGACATCGTCCTGAAAGAAAGCAGAAATAGCAAGGTCAAAGAGTGCTAGTACAGTAATGCACAAAAGTCTCAAGTAACTtatcatttctttacattttgctttcCAGGAGCCAGATTttcttgtaatgtttttttaaaagtgagcaGTGGTTTTCTAATCTTTATGAAAGTCTTTAAAAGATTTTCTTTTGGAGACTGTTTGTTTACTCATTTTTTAGACCAGTTGTCCTTGTACCTGAAcattttcagagaaatgttgttttattcaaAGTTGTATCTACACATATCtaacaacttagcaaagaaccaattttaaattgcgTCTTCTGATTCTTTGTTACTAGCGGCCCGGTGCAAAAGCACATAATTAtttcttgtttctttactgaatcTATGTAAAATGCTAATGAGAACAAAGTTTAAGCCCTAAACAGTATTCTTACACCAGTAAGGTGATTcgcaaagagctattagctgcaCACTTGGCATATCTtatgcagtgtgtccttaaaattttaaggaaATTAGACAAGCAGAATAAAAATAAGGTGGCAAGATTCAGAtgagtcatgtccttaagaaataagaaaaaaaaaatcaaatttagaCCTGACACAGGCCTTTGCATTTTGTCCTCCaattgatccatctactgttcactgaaccctcatcagaaatgttctcagtgaatagctgtcaagaagccattcttaaggaagggaaacagggagaaaagccTGAGGTGTGCCAGACTCCACAAGAACTGgagtgaaaatcagtggcaacaggtcttacaGAGTGATCAATACAAATTCcaaatttttggttcaaattgtcAGTACGTGCGTCAAATGACGTCAGGAAAAAGGGCCAAGaatgagtgtctacagccatctgtaaaccacagtggaggctctgtctggtttggggctgcagccagtggtgttggaaatcttgtcaaaactgatggaattatgcatgaaaaaaacaacaacatactgtcagattttgatccaccatgcaataccatctagAAAGTGTGTGATAATATCCCCAAACACACTTCCAGAGCGGTAAAAGCATATCGCTATAGAAAAAACATAATGAAACTTCaacagtcatggattggcttcCTCAAATGATAGATCTTATTATTATTGGATTGGCGTGGAATCAGACAGAAGgcaacaaaaggcagccaacgtCCTAAGATtgtccttcaagaagtctgTAAAATTATTGCTGAAGATTAATTAaggaaattacaagaaagtttgcctaagagagttcaggctgcatTGAGGAGTAACGGTGATCATACCAATTAGACTTCAACTGTGGGTCTCACACAAAGACAAGCCAATGTGTACCTCTTTCATTTCTTTGAGAACTTACACTCATAACAACTGCAAATAAAGTTACTGAGATTACA
It encodes the following:
- the map3k3 gene encoding mitogen-activated protein kinase kinase kinase 3, translating into MNERQALHSIMKDLVALQMTRRQPVSSHDSGKPKTPAQANRQDDVRIKFEFSGERRILVFGRPVQFEEIQQKVKTVFGQQLDLHYMNNELSIPLRGQDDLDKAIDLLDRSSNMKSIRILLLTQEHSNASSPSHHVPCKQVRIKSSQSTGDVSTVYQSSETRGRHLSTGSQNTGRSSPPPGYVPERQQRIARQGSYTSINSEGEFIPETSDQCVLDPWSSAENSISGSCQSLDSNSDSPSLRKSRMHRAKSYPDNRQECSDRENHVYDRVAGKGGTFPRRYLVSLPYKDNSEGRRTFPRIRRPQGNLFTLVPSRRSLNGSEESLGSWQQVDAQGRLRPQDRSVPHKSPSAPVTWRRGKLLGQGAFGQVYLCYDVDTGRELAAKQVQFDPDSPETSKEVSALECEIQLLKNLHHERIVQYYGCLRDHNEKTLTIFMEYMPGGSVKDQLKAYGALTENVTRKYTRQILEGMSYLHSNMIVHRDIKGANILRDSAGNVKLGDFGASKRLQTICMSGTGIRSVTGTPYWMSPEVISGEGYGRKADVWSLGCTVVEMLTEKPPWAEYEAMAAIFKIATQPTNPLLPSHTSDQARDFIRSIFVEAKHRPSAEELLRHPFSQILC